The genomic DNA ATCGTCAAGGTATGGATTTTCAAAACTAATATCCGTCAATGCAGAAAGTATTTTTTGATGTCTATCAGAAATCAAACTTGCATCTTGGTTCAAGAATTCTTCAAGTACAGTCTTGTCTCGAATAGCAAGACACAAGAATTCTTGTTCAATAGCAAAAATAGGATCTTGAGCATGAATCATATGACCATTGACTAATGCTTTAGTCTTTGCTTGTGGTTTCTGTTCTTGTTTCGACGGATATGGATCTTCTTTAATTTCTTGGCTCAATTCACGAATCAAATCAGCTTCATCAATCCTAAACTTGGCTGCAATAATCCTTATATACTCAGTAAGCTCAATTTGATTTTGAATATAAGCAAGATACTTAGCAAGGTATTTAATCGCCTTAGCTTTGTTTTGCGGCGAACTCATATCAGTCTCTGAATAGATCTTATTGATTTTATAATCAGTCAAAAACGGTGCATCTTTAATCAAAGTCAAAAAAGCATCACGACCATGGTTCTGCACATAGTCATCGGCATCCTTGCCATCTGGCACTTTAAGGATTCTCAGTTCATAATCATACTTACCAAGAATCTTGGCAATAATTTCAGCTGCTCTATCACCTGCTTTCTCGCCAGCCTCATCACTATCAAAAGCCAAATAAATCCTCTTCGATTCACTAAACTTGCTTAGAGTTTTGACTTGTCTTTCAGTAAGTGCCGTTCCTTGATTAGCAAGCACGTTTTTGATGCCTGCTTGATAAAGTGAAATCAAATCAAAATAGCCTTCAACAATAATTACAGCATCTTCCTTACGAATAAATTCCTTACTGTGATGAATACCATAAAGATTATTGCCCTTGTGATAAATCTTTGTCTCCGGTGAGTTCATATACTTAGGACCATTATCACCGTCCATCCCCGGAATCAACCTTGCACCAAAAGCAATCACCCTACCTCTTTCATCTTGAATCGGAATCATCAAACGACCACGAAAACGATCAAAATATCTATTAGCTCGTTCACTTTTAAGTGCAAGTCCAGCTTCAGCAATTTGCTCCTCAGTAACATTTAATTTGGTTTGAAGTATTTTAATTAATTTCCCCCAGTCATTAGCATCAGCAACCGCAAAACCAAGTTTGAATTGATTAACAGTGACTGTGGTTAATTTACGTTCTTCAATATATTTTCGAGCCAGGGCTGCATCTTGAGATCCCATCAATTGATCATGATAGTAAGTCGCTGCAATCTCGTGCATCTGAATCTCTAAATTAAACTTTTCAACATCTTCTTTACTATCTTGAGAGAGATTAAGCTCAACACCATATTTTTGAGCAAGCTCTTTCAAACTCTCTTTAAAATCTTTTTGGTAATAATCCTGCCAAAACTTGAACAAATCACCACCAGCTCCGCAAGCAAAACATTTGAAGATGCCCTTAGTCGAACTGATATACATACTTGGCTTAGTATCATTATGAAAAGGACAAACAGCAACATAGCTAGATCCAGATTTCTTTACAGGAATCACTTCAGATATTAGTTCTACTATATCTGCTTTTGCTTTGATTTCTTCTACTGGATCTGCCATAGCTACTGTGACCAGTATAGCTCAGAAGGCTTTCACCACAGATAATCAAGTAAAACAAGGGGTTTAAGGACACGGTAAAAACGAAGTTTGCTAGTCGGGTCCATATCACGACAAGAACAACTATTAGAGCTGTTTCGAAACAGCGTTTCAAAGATACTGGTCGCTTAAA from Cyanobacteriota bacterium includes the following:
- the dnaG gene encoding DNA primase, whose translation is MADPVEEIKAKADIVELISEVIPVKKSGSSYVAVCPFHNDTKPSMYISSTKGIFKCFACGAGGDLFKFWQDYYQKDFKESLKELAQKYGVELNLSQDSKEDVEKFNLEIQMHEIAATYYHDQLMGSQDAALARKYIEERKLTTVTVNQFKLGFAVADANDWGKLIKILQTKLNVTEEQIAEAGLALKSERANRYFDRFRGRLMIPIQDERGRVIAFGARLIPGMDGDNGPKYMNSPETKIYHKGNNLYGIHHSKEFIRKEDAVIIVEGYFDLISLYQAGIKNVLANQGTALTERQVKTLSKFSESKRIYLAFDSDEAGEKAGDRAAEIIAKILGKYDYELRILKVPDGKDADDYVQNHGRDAFLTLIKDAPFLTDYKINKIYSETDMSSPQNKAKAIKYLAKYLAYIQNQIELTEYIRIIAAKFRIDEADLIRELSQEIKEDPYPSKQEQKPQAKTKALVNGHMIHAQDPIFAIEQEFLCLAIRDKTVLEEFLNQDASLISDRHQKILSALTDISFENPYLDDAEAKFAMLSANLVHDRDLAADLADLGVKLEQGKLTDDRDERFAELLQRLKLTRLKKQMDQIKEELTLLHDDSDEWGNKAQAKLTLEKEIQSLKSFRHPDTMKS